The region CCGCCGTACCTTGGCGACTAACACAGGCAATACCGCTGGGGGCAGACCGCGAACAGTCAATACCAAATGGTGGCCCCGCCCGGCGCTTACCTGGATCAGCGCATGCCTGCCATTGAATTCGGCGGTTCGGGTGTACACACCGTTGACCACGGTCTCGATACCACCAATACAGCGGGCAGACAGAAACCCCAGCAACGACGGCCAATGAAAAGGCGGCTGATAGCGCAGCCAGAGCGTTATCGCACCGTACGTGCGCACACTACGCTGGTAACCGTACCTAGCAGGGAATGGGCTCATAGACAGATCATCGCCTGACTCGCCGATTCGACGCCAGCACCGGCGATGATGTTTCAAAGAATTTCAACAAGCTCCCGTGGTCTATTTATTACCGCCACGCTGGAGCCCTACCATGAAATTCGAACGTTTCGCCCAATACCTGGCTAAACGCGCTGGCAGTTCACATACCTTCATGCTCGCGCTGATGCTGATCGTTATCTGGGCAGCCAGCGGCCCATGGTTCCACTACAACGATACCTGGCAGTTGGTAATCAACACCTCGACCACGATCATTACCTTCCTGATGGTCTTTGTGATCCAGAACACCCAGAACCGCGACAACGATGTGTTGCACTTGAAAATCGATGAGCTACTGCGGGCGACCAAGGCTGCACACAACGCCATGCTCAACCTCGACGACCTGGATGCACGTCAATTGAAGAGCCTGTTACAGGAATACAAGGACATTGCTGCCAACGGTGACGCCCCTGAACAGGAACCAGAAAAGACGACGGCCGGGCTGCGTGAGCGCCCGGCCGACGATTGATCAATGACCTTATTTGCCGTTGGTAAGGGTGTTGTAACTGGTGATCAGGTTACGGTAGTCAGGAATGTGGTTGGAGAACAGGGTGCCAAGGCCTTCGACATCGTTGCGCCAGTCACGGTGTAGCTCGCAAGCCAGGCCGAACCAGGTCATCAATTGGGCACCGGCCTGGGACATGCGATCCCACGCCGAGTCGCGGGTCAAGGCGTTGAAGGTACCGGATGCATCGGTAACCACGAACACATCAAAGCCTTCTGCCAGTGCCGACAGCGCCGGAAAAGCCACACACACTTCAGTGACCACGCCAGCAATGATCAGCTGCTTCTTGCCGGTAGCCTTGACTGCTTTGACGAAGTCCTCGTTGTCCCAGGCATTGATCTGGCCGGGGCGCGCAATGTACGGCGCCTCGGGGAACTGCTCCTTGAGCTCTGGCACCAGAGGACCATTAGGACCGGTTTCAAAGCTGGTAGTCAGAATAGTGGGCAGGTTGAAATACTTGGCCAGATCGCCCACGGCCAATACGTTGTTCTTGAACTTGTCAGGATCAATATCGCGCACCAGAGAAAGCAGCCCGGTCTGGTGATCCACCAGCAGCACAGCAGCGTTGTTCTTGTCCAGACGAACGTAAGGTTTGCTCATGGTCTTACTCCTAGCGTGGTAGGCCGGCATCTTCGACACCGGGCCTCAGGGATCAGCGTTCGGAATCGAGCTGTTCGTTCTCTTTAACTACCTGTTGCGCCTTGAGGTAGCTCTCGATCAACAATTGGTAGTGCGGGAACACTGCGCTATAGGCCTCGGCCCACTGTTGCGCGTCCGGACGGTTCCAGGTGCGCTGTACTTCCGAGCAGACGGCAGCGGTGTCCATTGGCACCACACCGGCCTGCATGATGCGCGCCAGGGTGACTTCCTGGGCCATCTTCGAATAAGTGCCGCTGGCGTCGATCACGGCGAAAACCTGATAGCCGGCATTGACCGCACTGATGCTTGGGAAGGCCATGCAGACGCTGGTGATGGTGCCGGCAATGATCAATTGCTTCTTGCCCGTGGCCTCGACCGCCTTGACGAATTCCTCATTGTCCCAGGCGTTGATTTCACCTTTGCGAGCGACATACTTGGCGTGTGGCGCGGCTTCGTGAATTTCCGGAATCAGCGGACCGTTCGGGCCTTGTGGTACGGAAGCAGTGGTAATCACCGGAATCTTGGCCAGGCTTGCGACCTTGGCCAGGGTGATGGCGTTGGCGCGCAGCTCGGTCATCGGCATGTCCTTGACCGTCTGGAACAGACCGCTCTGGTGATCGATCAGCAGCATTGCGGCGTTATCAGGATCGATACGCGGGACCTGGCCATTGAAATTGGCAACGTTGGCAAATGTACTCATGACACATTCTCCTTGAGGGTTGGCTGCAGGTTGTGCCTGCAGCCAGGGTCGAAGGCCACCCGAGGGGTAGCCTTCGGGTTATTGATACTAGTTGTCGTGGCGAGATCCGCTTGGGCCACTCATCTGGCCAAAACGACCGGCGCGAAAGTCTTCGAATGCCTCGGCAATCTCTGCTTCGCTGTTCATCACGAACGGGCCATAACCCACGATGGGTTCGTTCAGTGGTTCACCGCTGAGCAGCAATACCAATGCATCGGTCTGCGCTTCGAGCAGCAACTCGTCGCCAGCACGGTCGAACAGCACCAACTGCGCCGGACCTACCGCGCGCTCGCCATTGACCAGGACCTTGCCGCGCAGAACCACCAACGCAGTGCTGCGTCCTGCGGCACTGGGCAAGCGGATGTGCGCGCCAGCCTTGAGCTGCATGTCCCAAACATCCATCGGGGTGAAGGTCTGCGCCGGGCCACGATGACCACGGTACTCACCGGCGATAACCCGCAGGCTGCCGCTACCGGCACCCAGGGGCACCACGGGAATGTCACGGCTCAACAGGGTCTGATAACCGGCAGGTGCCGATTTGTCCTTGGCCGGCAAGTTGACCCACAGTTGCACCATCTCCAGCGTACCGCCCTTGGCGGCGAACGCCGGGGAGTGAAACTCTTCGTGGAGGATGCCGTTGGCCGCCGTCATCCATTGCACATCGCCAGGACCGATCAGGCCACCGGCACCCGTGGAGTCCCGGTGTTCCAGCTCGCCCTCGTAGACAATGGTCACCGTTTCGAAGCCGCGATGCGGGTGTTGGCCGACACCGCGACGCGCCGTGGTCGGGGTGAAGTCATGGGGACCGGCATAATCGAGCAACAGGAACGGGCTGATGTGCTGGGCCAGGTTGTCGTAGGTAAACAAACTGCGTACCGGGAAGCCGTCGCCGACCCAATGCGGGTTGGGACTGCTGTAGACGCCTTGGATCTTTTTCATGAGATGGTCTCCTCTCGTGTATGGCTATAACAATAGGAGCGAGACGACATTGGCGGTAGATCAGTTAAACTGACTTCAGCGTTCCATATGGAGAACACTGGTGGAAGACCTCAACGACCTTTACTATTTTGCCCAGGTAGTCGATCACGGCGGCTTTGCCCCTGCTGGCCGAGCCCTGGACATGCCCAAATCCAAACTCAGCCGGCGCATTGCCGGGCTGGAAGAGCGCCTCGGCGTCCGTTTGATTCAGCGCTCGACCCGACACTTTTCAGTCACCGAGATCGGCCAGGCCTATTACCGTCATTGCGTGGCCATGCTGGTAGAAGCCGAGGGCGCCGCCGAGCTCATCGAGCGCAACCGCGCAGAACCCCAGGGCATCGTGCGCCTGAGTTGCCCAACCGCCCTGCTGAACTTCTGGGTAGGCGAAATGTTGGCCCGCTTCATGGTGCAGTGCCCCTTGGTGCAACTGCACATTGAAAGTACCAACCGCCAGGTCGATCTGATTCAAGAAGGCATCGACATCGCCTTGCGCGTGCGCTTTCCACCACTGGAAAGCAGTGATCTGGTGATGAAGACCCTGGCCCACAGTACCCAATGCCTGGTGGCCGCGCCGACACTGCTCGAGCAGTTGCCGGCCCGGCCGGTGCCCGCAGACCTCAACGCCTTGCCAAGCCTGCACTGGGGCAGGCCGCAACGGGATTATCACTGGGAATTGGTGGGCCCAGACGCGGTGCACGCCAGCCTGCGCTATCAGCCGCGGCTGGTCACTGACGATCTACTGGTGTTACGTCAGGCGGCAGTGGCCGGCGTGGGTGTGGTGCATGTACCGCTGGTGGTGGTGAGAGACGAACTTGCCAGCGGCAAACTGGTGAAGGTCACTCCTGACTGGGCGCCGGAATGTGGCGTGGTGCACGCGGTATTCGCCTCGCGCCGCGGGTTGCTGCCGGGCGTGCGCAGTTTGCTGGACTTTCTCGCTACCGAGTTCGAGGCCAGCGATATTTCCTGACCTCAACCAGGGCGAGCCATGCGCTTACTGTTGCAGCAGAAAAGCCTGGACGCGCTCACTGCCGTCTGCCGGATCTTCCTGCATGAAACAATGGCCGCCGGTTACCTGAACTGCCGTGACATGGCGATTGTCCTGTGCCCAGCGCTGCACGGATTGAGGCACGAAGGGATAGGTATGCTCGCCATACAGCACCAGTGCTGGCGTTTGTACTTTGGTCAAGGACGCCCACATTCGCCGCGGGAACGAGCTGAAAATCTCCACCTCGCGGCTCGGCCGGCACTTGAGAACTACGCCCTCGCCACAGTCACCGATTGCATGCTCGATATACGCTTGCAGCGCCGATTCGCTCCAGCCCTTGAAAATGCCCCTACCCTCCAGCGAGGCGCGCGCGGCGGTGCGATCCGGCCAATGACTGCGCCGAGTGGCGGCCTTACGCGCCAAGGCATGGCGGCGGTGCAGGCCAACCAATGCCGCCGCCCCCATGATGCCCATCATCGAACGGCTGAACAGCACCGGGTCGAGCAACACTGCGCGTTTGAACAACTGCGGCTGTTGCGCCAGCATCAGCGCGGTCAATACTCCGCCAAAACTGTGGCCGACGGCAAAGCGCGGCACATCGGCATAGTCGCCACGTCCGGCGTCAAAAGCCTCGATGGCAAGTTCTGCAGTGCGGTTCCAACCCTGGAAGACGCCGCCATGATCACTGTCGCCATGGCCCTGGACATCGCACAACCACAAATCGAAGTGCTCGGCCAGACGTGCCAGCATGGGCTGGTAAGCCAGGCAGCAAAAACCATTACCGTGAAGAAAATGCAGCAGCGGTTTGCCGCTGGCAGGTGACCGCCAGCCGCGCAAGGTAAAGCCGGCACTTGTGTCGTGGGACCAGGGATTCAACTGCATGTGCCAGCGTACTCATTCAAGAAAAGCTCGATTCTACAAACAGCAGCGGGTAAAGCGATATCACCAATAGCGCCGCCATCAGCAAATTGAACAGCATCAGCCAGCGCGGGTTCTGCAGTACCGTGCGCAAGGCACTGCCAAACATGACCCAGACGCACACACTCGGTAGGTTGACCAAGGCAAACAACGCAGCAATCACGATCACATTGGTGACGTAGCCTTGGGCCGGTGTGTAGGTAGTGATCGCTCCCACTGCCATGACCCACGCTTTAGGGTTGACCCACTGGAACGCCGCCGCCCCCCAGAAGCCCAATGGCTTGCGACTCTGCGGGTTGCTTACCGATAACGGGCCGGAAGTGGCGATTTTCCACGCCAGATAAAGCAGATAGGTCGCGCCCACGTAGCGC is a window of Pseudomonas sp. DG56-2 DNA encoding:
- a CDS encoding low affinity iron permease family protein, with protein sequence MKFERFAQYLAKRAGSSHTFMLALMLIVIWAASGPWFHYNDTWQLVINTSTTIITFLMVFVIQNTQNRDNDVLHLKIDELLRATKAAHNAMLNLDDLDARQLKSLLQEYKDIAANGDAPEQEPEKTTAGLRERPADD
- the ycaC gene encoding isochorismate family cysteine hydrolase YcaC, which produces MSKPYVRLDKNNAAVLLVDHQTGLLSLVRDIDPDKFKNNVLAVGDLAKYFNLPTILTTSFETGPNGPLVPELKEQFPEAPYIARPGQINAWDNEDFVKAVKATGKKQLIIAGVVTEVCVAFPALSALAEGFDVFVVTDASGTFNALTRDSAWDRMSQAGAQLMTWFGLACELHRDWRNDVEGLGTLFSNHIPDYRNLITSYNTLTNGK
- a CDS encoding hydrolase → MSTFANVANFNGQVPRIDPDNAAMLLIDHQSGLFQTVKDMPMTELRANAITLAKVASLAKIPVITTASVPQGPNGPLIPEIHEAAPHAKYVARKGEINAWDNEEFVKAVEATGKKQLIIAGTITSVCMAFPSISAVNAGYQVFAVIDASGTYSKMAQEVTLARIMQAGVVPMDTAAVCSEVQRTWNRPDAQQWAEAYSAVFPHYQLLIESYLKAQQVVKENEQLDSER
- a CDS encoding pirin family protein, with product MKKIQGVYSSPNPHWVGDGFPVRSLFTYDNLAQHISPFLLLDYAGPHDFTPTTARRGVGQHPHRGFETVTIVYEGELEHRDSTGAGGLIGPGDVQWMTAANGILHEEFHSPAFAAKGGTLEMVQLWVNLPAKDKSAPAGYQTLLSRDIPVVPLGAGSGSLRVIAGEYRGHRGPAQTFTPMDVWDMQLKAGAHIRLPSAAGRSTALVVLRGKVLVNGERAVGPAQLVLFDRAGDELLLEAQTDALVLLLSGEPLNEPIVGYGPFVMNSEAEIAEAFEDFRAGRFGQMSGPSGSRHDN
- a CDS encoding LysR family transcriptional regulator, translated to MVEDLNDLYYFAQVVDHGGFAPAGRALDMPKSKLSRRIAGLEERLGVRLIQRSTRHFSVTEIGQAYYRHCVAMLVEAEGAAELIERNRAEPQGIVRLSCPTALLNFWVGEMLARFMVQCPLVQLHIESTNRQVDLIQEGIDIALRVRFPPLESSDLVMKTLAHSTQCLVAAPTLLEQLPARPVPADLNALPSLHWGRPQRDYHWELVGPDAVHASLRYQPRLVTDDLLVLRQAAVAGVGVVHVPLVVVRDELASGKLVKVTPDWAPECGVVHAVFASRRGLLPGVRSLLDFLATEFEASDIS
- a CDS encoding alpha/beta fold hydrolase, translating into MQLNPWSHDTSAGFTLRGWRSPASGKPLLHFLHGNGFCCLAYQPMLARLAEHFDLWLCDVQGHGDSDHGGVFQGWNRTAELAIEAFDAGRGDYADVPRFAVGHSFGGVLTALMLAQQPQLFKRAVLLDPVLFSRSMMGIMGAAALVGLHRRHALARKAATRRSHWPDRTAARASLEGRGIFKGWSESALQAYIEHAIGDCGEGVVLKCRPSREVEIFSSFPRRMWASLTKVQTPALVLYGEHTYPFVPQSVQRWAQDNRHVTAVQVTGGHCFMQEDPADGSERVQAFLLQQ
- a CDS encoding LysE family translocator codes for the protein MPAMLSSLDLITAFVLFAFVSSITPGPNNTMLLASGVNFGVRRSIPHAIGISVGFMIMVLAVGFGLGEVFKAYPPIYTVLRYVGATYLLYLAWKIATSGPLSVSNPQSRKPLGFWGAAAFQWVNPKAWVMAVGAITTYTPAQGYVTNVIVIAALFALVNLPSVCVWVMFGSALRTVLQNPRWLMLFNLLMAALLVISLYPLLFVESSFS